ccaacCGTGTGCTTGTGTCCTACCCTTTACTTTTTTccttaattgatttattagcGTCCGATCGATTGTAACGGTTGAGTACCGAAAACCCCGTAGACGTGGTGTACAGCATTGATACATGATCTAACattggaaataaatataatttaatcttCCAGACATTAAAAGGCATTCCAGTGATTTCGCGCACACTTCTCGCTGATACATTCACTTCTACTAATAGAAAAAAGGGGTAAACTGATCAACAGATCAATCTGTTGATTCCGTCAAGTCATTCAAACTCGTTTTCTGTTACAATTGATCAGCTCTCCCAGCCTATCAGCGGCACACGACCGATATTTAATCTACTCTTTTCCACCCTATCTAGACATACCACCAGCAAAGAGCAcaaaatcatgctttaaaGCTGGACACTAGAAACTACTCAAGGACGACGGCACTGGGTCCGTGCGCTTAACCTTCGTATCTGGTGGTTGATAATAAGAATCTCAGTGGTAGTCATAAATCCGACACAAAGGAAAGGCAGAAAAATGGCTCCATATCCTTGAGAGTTTTGTGCTACGGCAAATCGTACCCGGACTTGCAAACTGTTGACAAGGGGGCAAGCTGTTCCGTTAATATTTTCTTACGATTGCGTACCGAAAGTATGCCGACTCAAACACTTAGCGGGTTTGCTTTATGCTTTGCTACCCACCCAACCGCACATTTCAAACCAGATTTGCGTTACAAAAGATTTGCATTTGTTATTTGCATGAACAAGATCTGTATGACTAATCATTTCTAATCGTCCCACATAAAACAGTACGGCGAAAACGCGCTCGCCGTCATTTACCAAAGTTCAACCAATGTAACTCACCATATATTTGAGTTGCAAAAGTTCGCAAAACAATGCACAATTCTAAGTTGGCCACAGTACCACTGATTAGGTTTTGTGGTTTCTAAACACTACTTCCCTTTTGCAACGAACACACTTTTGAAGGTTCTTCGAAGCCGATACCAGAACGTGGTTGAATTTCTTAGCAATCGCTGCTCCAGCGAAGGACACCTTTTCTAAGCGGCAAACGATCGCGAATCGTTAGTGGGTGTTTGTGGGTTGAAAAAGCGAAATACTGCGAGCAACAACTTTACGAAAATAGATTTACTACCTCACTCATGTGCCGCCGCCGCTACGCAAAATGTTGCGTGTGGTCAGGAAAGCTTTCCTCTCGAAAGTTCCGCTAATGAGGAACAGCACACCAGCACATGACCTTCGCACAGCACCAAAGCATGTGTTTTCTACTAAAGGATTGTATACTACAGCTTCATGGTTTTTTCGATCATGACGTAATCTTTCACACCAAAAACACAGATCGATTAGTCCAAACATGTTTACAGTTTTAGTCTTTGCCCTTGGCTGGTATTTTACAAAATCTGCGTCAACACATAAcacatgtgtttttgtatcGATTCTATCGATTCTAGCGGTCAACCTTTATGTTatgattgaatttaattaagtttCTGCTAATTTGTAATAATAGCCGCAAAAACCTCTCACTTCTAATCTCGCAGGATAGCTGCAGCTTCGACAAATATGCGTTTGATCACGACGGTACAGTGAAGTACGGTAACAAACTGCCAGCCCTTTCCCAGTTCACGCTCTGCATGTGGATGCGATTCACCAATCATACCGGCGACCACACAATCCTCACCTACTCCGGTAAGTGTCCTGCTACAAGAGCGAGTAACCTGATCGATTTACTAAGAAGCTACGCAACGATCAAGCGCGCTCTAACGGGAAGGCGTCATGATTGATTTGAATGCACGCAGCCAAAGTGCATCGTCACAGCTTAATCTCCCCTTAAACTTTGGCTTCCATGCCTTCGCATTGGGGTTTTCTGGGCTGCATAATAAGTGGCGCACAGCTACCACTTTGCTCTCGTTATGACACATGGCGGCTACGCTAAATAGCCCTAGGCGCTCCGGAATCATTTCGTTCACCTGACTGCGTCACATTCCATCGACGGTGAATGTACGCAGCCGAAGCATCGTCAGTGGTTTGATCGTCTTACGCATAACCCGAACGGAATTTACTGCGATCGTGATCGCGGTATTTCGACGTAAAACGCAACGTGATACGTGAAAACGCACCTTTCGCTTGCAACAGAGCAGGTGGCGACGACAAGCGAGTGACGATCCGCTAGTTGCACGTCATTCGTTGCGTTCCACATAATATCCTACTGAACTATCGATACAGACTTTAATCGTTTTACGCTACCACATCACTATAGCATGATTTGCTTTATCTTATTCTATCTCTGTGTTCCATGCTGAATCCTTCATCGACGGTCCTTTCTCTCCGAACTCGTGAATACCAGCGGAAGATGAACCACGCGAAATACAGCTCTGGATATCCAACAACATGGGCATGAGCTTCATTAGTATGGCCGTTCATGGCCAGTCACTCTTTAGGTAGGTCTGTATGTTCGTGGTGTTTTTGCTAGAAAGGCAAAACTggcaaaacaacagaaaaacccCAATTCTTCGAACAATGTAATTTTATGTAATCTTACCAAAGCCGCTCCAGTATAAGCGACCTCCAGAAAACTCTCGAAGACACTCACGAACAGCGAATATTATCTCACTTCTTGTTAAAACAGGTTGAACTATCCTTTCAAAATGCGAAAGTGGCACCACGCTTGTGCGTCGTGGAACGGTAAGACCGGCGAATGGCAACTGTGGATCAAATCGGAACGCGTCGGACGCGGATTCCACAACCGGGTAAGTGCACACAGACACAGCCTTGAGACACTTTCGACACGGTGTACGCATGCGCACCAGCCTCTATACATCGTGCATCGGGAGCGTTCTGGCAAAACGATAAACAATCTCTACTTCTTTTCTCCGACCAAATGCGCAATGATGACGACGCATGGAAATCTGCCTTCGCTCGCCTCCATTGCCACCCTACGCAGCTGGTAAATTACGAAATCAAACCCTACGGTACGCTGTTCTCCGGTGGTCCATCCATTACCGGACTGACTGATGTTGGGTTGCACTTCGAGCTGACGGCGATCCAGATGTACAAGGTAGCGCTGAGCGCGGGAAAGGCACACCGCGACCACAAACATCACCATGTGCACCATTTCGATCATAACGGCGGTGAGGTTTCGTCTACCACACCACGGACGCAGGTGGCGGTAAgttgtttgcttccttttttttgttctcgtttGTACGCACATTGCTTCATTCTACACGAACAGTGCGCGCGTCATCCAATTTCGGATACTAATTAAACCTTCTTGCAATCGTTCTTTTTGCGCTGGTTGTTAGCCTTCACCTCAACCGGCGAACCCGCTGCTAGCAAATGGACAGATACCAACGCGCGTTAAGATCAATCTAGCGACAAATGGCCCCCAACAGAACAGTGGCTCACTAGGCATTCCTACCAAGGGTTTACCGTCTCAGCTCGTCGGTGGTTTTAGCCCGTCCACCGGCAATGGTGCCACCGTTACGACCAACTTTGTCAACGGTCAGTTCAGTACCGGTGTTCGATTCCTGCAGGAGCAGCTCGCATCAAACAACGTGATCGGTCAGTTCCCTCGCACAAGCGGATCGATCGGTTCGTCCAGTACGTTTACATTCCCCGATAGTAGCAGCGAGTTGCTCGCGGGTCCATCGACAAACTCTGGCGGTGCATACTCCATCGTTCAACTTCCCACCGACACAAGCCCGCGGAAGCTTTTCAAGCGTCAAACGGCAGCGAAGATAGCCGCCAAGCTCGACCAAACCGGTGCTGCGacggaaacgaaaacaaagcgCGACTTGATTCAGCTACAGGACGGTTCACTATTGCAGAGCTCCGAGTACATATTTGACGGATTGGCAGAGTTTGGTTTGCCCGACTTCAAGAATAAGGTGGGCCGCGAAACGGATATTGAGGATGAAATTCGCGAGCACGATAAAGAACCTGCCGAGGAGGAGGTGCGTGCTGTCATGAACATCTGCTCCAAGTGTGCACCGGAACCTTTTGCCAAGGCGCTCATATTCGCGTGGAAGGATGCAGTGACGGAATTGGGTGGTGCACTATCGGCTAAGGCGTCATCTCACTGTGGCCATTTCTAGGATTGGGTGGGGAAACCCCAACCGGTCCCGCATGGAGTAGGATCCGAGGCCGAGATGAAACGCTCGCAGTACGTAACGTAAACAGTATGGAATATTTAAATACCTCAAACCGTACATTATTAGTGTATTTCTATGAAGCCATAGCCCAAGAGTGAGAGGTGTACAAGTGATGTATGCACTAAAAGCGTAATAAATGTATTATACCATATCGACCACCATGTTTGTTCCTACCTTGCTTTTGTGAATGTGCTGATGTTGATACTCTGAATCGAATTCTGGTTCACTAAAATAGCTCTGCAAGTGAGAAGATAAGATGAATGTAATATCAGTTTAGAGTGCTTGTTAATCGGTTTGGTTTATTCTACAAAACGATTGTCGATCTTGGACAGTCAAATCCTAACGAAAGACTATCTCTCTACATTGATCTGTGATCTATAGTGGAATGGGGGGAATCTGAATCTGTATGAATCTTCAAAACGAAAGCACGAATCTAAATCCCTATTATTATGAT
The DNA window shown above is from Anopheles funestus chromosome 3RL, idAnoFuneDA-416_04, whole genome shotgun sequence and carries:
- the LOC125770766 gene encoding uncharacterized protein LOC125770766 — its product is MAARMASLCAAVAICTLCSIASALPQQTVTYHGNLYPSLGTSVVGSTPKLLLPDSSSSEERVLTGSEDFLASFSSGGEDSCSFDKYAFDHDGTVKYGNKLPALSQFTLCMWMRFTNHTGDHTILTYSAEDEPREIQLWISNNMGMSFISMAVHGQSLFRLNYPFKMRKWHHACASWNGKTGEWQLWIKSERVGRGFHNRLVNYEIKPYGTLFSGGPSITGLTDVGLHFELTAIQMYKVALSAGKAHRDHKHHHVHHFDHNGGEVSSTTPRTQVAPSPQPANPLLANGQIPTRVKINLATNGPQQNSGSLGIPTKGLPSQLVGGFSPSTGNGATVTTNFVNGQFSTGVRFLQEQLASNNVIGQFPRTSGSIGSSSTFTFPDSSSELLAGPSTNSGGAYSIVQLPTDTSPRKLFKRQTAAKIAAKLDQTGAATETKTKRDLIQLQDGSLLQSSEYIFDGLAEFGLPDFKNKVGRETDIEDEIREHDKEPAEEEVRAVMNICSKCAPEPFAKALIFAWKDAVTELGGALSAKASSHCGHF